One part of the Dasypus novemcinctus isolate mDasNov1 chromosome 29, mDasNov1.1.hap2, whole genome shotgun sequence genome encodes these proteins:
- the CHRNA6 gene encoding neuronal acetylcholine receptor subunit alpha-6 isoform X2, which translates to METNLWLRHIWKDYKLRWDPMDYDGIETLRVPADKIWKPDIVLYNNAVGDFQVEGKTKALLKYDGMITWTPPAIFKSSCPMDITFFPFDHQNCSLKFGSWSYDKAKVDLLIIGSKVDMNDFWENSEWEIVDASGYKHDIKYNCCEEIYTDITYSFYIRRLPMFYTINLIIPCLFISFLTVLVFYLPSECGEKVTLCISVLLSLTVFLLVITETIPSTSLVIPLVGEYLLFTMIFVTLSIVVTVFVLNIHYRTPATHTMPKWVKTVFLQLLPRILMMRRPLDKRKKTSSVGNPKGIPSKPAQVKFASRVEPKLLEEGCHCNKSSDLATSKRRLSHQPLQCMTETLENSPEVEDVINSVQFIVENMKNQNETKEVEDDWKYVAMVVDRVFLWVFIIVCVFGTAGLFLQPLLGNTGKS; encoded by the exons ATGGAAACCAATCTGTGGCTGCGTCAT ATCTGGAAGGATTATAAACTGCGCTGGGATCCCATGGACTATGACGGCATTGAGACTCTGCGTGTTCCTGCGGATAAGATTTGGAAGCCTGACATTGTTCTCTATAACAA TGCTGTTGGTGACTTCCAAGTTGAAGGCAAGACCAAAGCTCTTCTTAAATACGATGGCATGATTACCTGGACTCCACCGGCTATTTTTAAGAGTTCCTGCCCTATGGACATCACCTTTTTCCCTTTTGATCATCAGAATTGTTCCCTGAAATTTGGCTCCTGGTCCTATGACAAAGCTAAAGTTGATCTTCTAATCATTGGCTCAAAAGTGGATATGAATGATTTCTGGGAAAACAGCGAATGGGAAATTGTGGATGCTTCCGGCTACAAGCATGACATAAAATACAACTGTTGCGAAGAGATATACACAGATATCACctattctttttacattagaaGACTGCCCATGTTTTATACCATTAATCTGATTATCCCCTGCctctttatttcattcctgaCTGTGTTGGTCTTTTATCTTCCTTCGGAGTGTGGTGAAAAAGTAACACTTTGCATTTCAGTTCTGCTTTCTCTGACTGTGTTTCTGCTGGTGATCACAGAAACCATCCCCTCCACGTCCCTTGTGATCCCACTGGTGGGCGAGTACCTGCTCTTCACCATGATCTTCGTCACCCTGTCCATTGTGGTGACGGTCTTTGTGTTAAACATACACTATCGCACTCCAGCAACACACACCATGCCCAAGTGGGTGAAGACGGTTTTCCTCCAGCTGCTACCCCGGATCCTAATGATGAGGAGGCCTCTGGACAAGAGGAAGAAGACGAGTTCCGTCGGAAACCCCAAAGGCATTCCCAGTAAGCCTGCCCAAGTCAAGTTTGCTAGCCGTGTAGAGCCCAAACTTCTTGAAGAGGGCTGCCACTGCAATAAGTCAAGCGATCTGGCCACCAGCAAGAGAAGACTCAGTCATCAGCCTTTACAATGCATGACCGAAACTTTGGAGAACTCGCCCGAAGTAGAAGATGTGATTAATAGTGTTCAATTCATAGTAGAGAACATGAAGAACCAAAACGAAACCAAGGAG GTAGAAGATGACTGGAAATACGTGGCCATGGTGGTGGACAGAGTTTTCCTTTGGGTCTTTATCATTGTCTGTGTGTTTGGAACTGCGGGGCTTTTTCTGCAGCCACTGCTGGGGAACACAGGAAAATCTTAA
- the CHRNA6 gene encoding neuronal acetylcholine receptor subunit alpha-6 isoform X1, with protein sequence MLASQGRGFLRFGLCLCLCLFIYSLKGCAGCASEERLFHQLFSRYNQFIRPVENVSDPVTVHFEVAITQLANVDEVNQIMETNLWLRHIWKDYKLRWDPMDYDGIETLRVPADKIWKPDIVLYNNAVGDFQVEGKTKALLKYDGMITWTPPAIFKSSCPMDITFFPFDHQNCSLKFGSWSYDKAKVDLLIIGSKVDMNDFWENSEWEIVDASGYKHDIKYNCCEEIYTDITYSFYIRRLPMFYTINLIIPCLFISFLTVLVFYLPSECGEKVTLCISVLLSLTVFLLVITETIPSTSLVIPLVGEYLLFTMIFVTLSIVVTVFVLNIHYRTPATHTMPKWVKTVFLQLLPRILMMRRPLDKRKKTSSVGNPKGIPSKPAQVKFASRVEPKLLEEGCHCNKSSDLATSKRRLSHQPLQCMTETLENSPEVEDVINSVQFIVENMKNQNETKEVEDDWKYVAMVVDRVFLWVFIIVCVFGTAGLFLQPLLGNTGKS encoded by the exons ATGCTGGCCAGCCAGGGTCGAGGATTCCTTCGCTTTGgtttgtgtctgtgtctgtgtctttttatatattccctgaAAG GCTGCGCAGGCTGTGCGTCTGAAGAGAGACTCTTTCACCAACTGTTTTCTCGTTATAACCAGTTCATCAGGCCCGTGGAAAATGTGTCTGATCCTGTCACGGTGCATTTCGAAGTGGCCATCACACAGCTGGCCAACGTG GATGAAGTAAACCAGATCATGGAAACCAATCTGTGGCTGCGTCAT ATCTGGAAGGATTATAAACTGCGCTGGGATCCCATGGACTATGACGGCATTGAGACTCTGCGTGTTCCTGCGGATAAGATTTGGAAGCCTGACATTGTTCTCTATAACAA TGCTGTTGGTGACTTCCAAGTTGAAGGCAAGACCAAAGCTCTTCTTAAATACGATGGCATGATTACCTGGACTCCACCGGCTATTTTTAAGAGTTCCTGCCCTATGGACATCACCTTTTTCCCTTTTGATCATCAGAATTGTTCCCTGAAATTTGGCTCCTGGTCCTATGACAAAGCTAAAGTTGATCTTCTAATCATTGGCTCAAAAGTGGATATGAATGATTTCTGGGAAAACAGCGAATGGGAAATTGTGGATGCTTCCGGCTACAAGCATGACATAAAATACAACTGTTGCGAAGAGATATACACAGATATCACctattctttttacattagaaGACTGCCCATGTTTTATACCATTAATCTGATTATCCCCTGCctctttatttcattcctgaCTGTGTTGGTCTTTTATCTTCCTTCGGAGTGTGGTGAAAAAGTAACACTTTGCATTTCAGTTCTGCTTTCTCTGACTGTGTTTCTGCTGGTGATCACAGAAACCATCCCCTCCACGTCCCTTGTGATCCCACTGGTGGGCGAGTACCTGCTCTTCACCATGATCTTCGTCACCCTGTCCATTGTGGTGACGGTCTTTGTGTTAAACATACACTATCGCACTCCAGCAACACACACCATGCCCAAGTGGGTGAAGACGGTTTTCCTCCAGCTGCTACCCCGGATCCTAATGATGAGGAGGCCTCTGGACAAGAGGAAGAAGACGAGTTCCGTCGGAAACCCCAAAGGCATTCCCAGTAAGCCTGCCCAAGTCAAGTTTGCTAGCCGTGTAGAGCCCAAACTTCTTGAAGAGGGCTGCCACTGCAATAAGTCAAGCGATCTGGCCACCAGCAAGAGAAGACTCAGTCATCAGCCTTTACAATGCATGACCGAAACTTTGGAGAACTCGCCCGAAGTAGAAGATGTGATTAATAGTGTTCAATTCATAGTAGAGAACATGAAGAACCAAAACGAAACCAAGGAG GTAGAAGATGACTGGAAATACGTGGCCATGGTGGTGGACAGAGTTTTCCTTTGGGTCTTTATCATTGTCTGTGTGTTTGGAACTGCGGGGCTTTTTCTGCAGCCACTGCTGGGGAACACAGGAAAATCTTAA